One Leishmania major strain Friedlin complete genome, chromosome 29 DNA segment encodes these proteins:
- a CDS encoding conserved hypothetical protein (previous protein_id=AAZ09736.1), with protein MSGSFALRKLLFDIDDEEDVNRRGYHYAGAYAPLLHSVAVLQPAAVLPKSGLPFACLCLFSSFATCLTMKVRNKERWWMGVFAICAVYYNGVKAHKVNNGLVGHQSGFFAAGMGAIGCVARLMAKCGSARMNAGCLGLFTALMWYEIGRYHLWAEHVTEFRRDVTPERSYDLLGDYVPQSLEVEFLPYRTVT; from the coding sequence ATGAGTGGCTCCTTTGCGCTGCGCAAGCTCCTCTTCGATatcgacgacgaggaggacgtcaACCGACGCGGGTACCACTACGCCGGTGCGTATGCACCGCTTCTTCACAGTgtcgcggtgctgcagcccgcTGCGGTGCTTCCGAAAAGCGGTCTGCCCTTCGCCTGTCTATGTCTCTTCTCGTCTTTTGCGACGTGCCTCACCATGAAGGTACGCAACAAAGAGAGGTGGTGGATGGGCGTGTTTGCCATCTGCGCCGTCTACTACAACGGCGTCAAGGCGCACAAAGTGAACAATGGGCTTGTCGGTCATCAAAGTGGTTTCTTTGCCGCTGGAATGGGCGCCATTGGGTGCGTCGCGCGGCTGATGGCCAAATGCGGCTCTGCTCGAATGAACGCCGGCTGCCTCGGTCTCTTCACAGCACTAATGTGGTACGAAATCGGCCGCTATCACCTGTGGGCGGAGCATGTGACCGAGTTCCGCCGCGATGTTACGCCGGAGCGGTCGTACGACTTGCTAGGCGATTATGTTCCGCAGTCCCTGGAGGTTGAGTTTCTCCCGTACCGCACTGTTACGTAA
- a CDS encoding ribonuclease inhibitor-like protein (previous protein_id=AAZ09738.1) translates to MDAAMDSEGFALGPVAASRHANPAVAASLPRLTATMVKQSSQSMRDSYEAELYRFKSTKSQAFLQDRQAYTTNLPRLLPEGIPYTANFISFDHLRECGALSEMLQNQVSISTEDLRLLYEARCLDQDLPPSWQREMRFMELISAKCKGRFFCLPENGFGVCSAEALAAVLSRNSHYSVLDLSGNRLRDDGARFIAHLIKRNRTLVHIDVASNDIGHVGGVLIARALLENNTVISLDIGARAGVNGNHIGTPGAEAIGEVLRSNEVLARLNVSSNGLGAGGVAFIASALERNSSLTRLNLSSNNLGLEGARVLASALEAAHVTHWELQRNHLDDKGGACFLNALAGAIRNGYDVVEYLDLDNNALGEGSAEAVGKVLAVSGSLTTLRLSGNPLGAGVKAISTGLNENHSLSSLHLSMCSIDHIGAAALGAVLCVNHTLRHLDMSNNRVKDGGAVELAKGLAVNKCLTSWNLSSNRIGHAGGLEMAKAVQKNRTLRHLNLRRNLMLEATGEAISDSFRANNTLERLDVAYNNFSYVCAMSIERALERNRASNKTLLVPKLQANIDALAPKENELERAGEDIEVEKRMVRDRGEELIRRGEEARVVSEKLRREIADLERVFEKASAASDAAENLFRLTEDRVTNSLTELKMKRTNMDARIQQEKDRLDRLHRESEKIRRQIKHLEEAENERLAPLLRDLDGTERDRTQEMADAKFEGEKLAALELQRKELQIAAGRRAKKK, encoded by the coding sequence ATGGACGCTGCAATGGACAGCGAGGGTTTCGCTCTGGGGCCCGTGGCAGCTTCGCGCCACGCTAACCCAGCCGTCGCAGCCTCCCTGCCACGGttgacggcgacgatggtAAAGCAGTCGTCGCAGTCGATGCGGGACAGCTATGAGGCCGAGTTATACAGGTTCAAGAGCACCAAGAGCCAAGCGTTTTTACAGGATCGCCAGGCATACACTACAAACCTTCCGCGACTCTTGCCGGAAGGCATCCCGTACACTGCCAACTTCATCTCCTTCGACCATCTGCGCGAGTGCGGGGCGCTGAGCGAGATGCTCCAGAACCAGGTAAGCATCAGCACCGAAGATTTGCGACTTCTCTACGAGGCTCGGTGTCTCGACCAGGACCTCCCCCCTTCGTGGCAGCGCGAGATGCGCTTCATGGAACTCATCAGCGCGAAATGCAAAGGCCGATTTTTTTGCCTGCCGGAGAACGGGTTCGGCGTTTGCTCCGctgaggcgctggcggcagtTCTCTCTCGCAACAGCCACTACAGTGTTCTTGATCTTTCTGGAAACCGCctgcgcgacgacggcgcgcgcTTCATCGCACATCTCATCAAGCGGAATCGTACTCTCGTCCATATTGATGTAGCCTCAAATGATATCGGGCACGTAGGTGGGGTGCTCATAGCCCGAGCCCTTCTCGAGAACAACACGGTCATCTCGCTGGACAttggcgcgcgcgctggggTGAACGGGAACCACATCGGTACCCCTGGCGCAGAGGCTATTGGAGAGGTGCTGCGGTCTAACGAGGTACTCGCCAGACTCAATGTCAGCAGCAACGGTCtcggtgccggcggcgtAGCCTTCATCGCCTCCGCTCTCGAGCGCAACAGCTCCCTCACGCGCCTCAATCTCTCGAGCAACAACCTGGGCCTTGAAGGGGCCCGCGTCCTCGCATCGGCTTTGGAGGCGGCACATGTGACGCACTGGGAGCTTCAACGCAATCACCTGGATGATAAGGGCGGTGCGTGCTTTCTCAACGCGCTAGCAGGGGCGATTCGGAACGGGTATGACGTCGTGGAGTACCTGGACTTGGACAACAATGCCCTTGGCGAGGGCAGCGCCGAGGCAGTTGGCAAGGTGCTGGCTGTTTCCGGCTCACTAACCACCTTGCGGCTGAGCGGCAACCCACTTGGCGCGGGGGTGAAGGCGATCAGCACGGGCCTGAACGAAAACCATAGTCTGAGCTCCCTTCATCTTTCCATGTGCTCCATTGATCacatcggcgccgcagcacttGGCGCCGTCCTCTGTGTGAACCACACACTTCGCCACCTCGACATGAGCAACAACCGTGTCaaggacggcggtgctgtggaGTTGGCGAAGGGCCTGGCAGTGAACAAGTGCCTCACATCATGGAACCTGTCGTCCAACCGCATCGGCCACGCTGGCGGGCTGGAGATGGCGAAGGCAGTGCAGAAAAACCGAACTCTGCGTCACCTCAACCTGCGCCGCAACTTGATGCTGGAGGCGACGGGCGAGGCTATCAGCGATAGCTTTCGCGCTAACAATACACTTGAGCGACTTGACGTGGCATACAATAACTTCTCTTACGTGTGCGCAATGTCGATTGAGCGCGCGTTGGAGCGCAACAGGGCATCAAACAAGACGCTGCTCGTTCCGAAGCTGCAGGCAAACATCGACGCCCTGGCGCCGAAGGAGAACGAGCTGGAGCGCGCTGGGGAGGATATCGAGGTGGAGAAGCGTATGGTACGCGACCGTGGCGAGGAGCTGATTCGGCGCGGTGAGGAGGCGCGTGTCGTGTCAGAGAAGCTTCGACGCGAGATTGCGGATCTGGAGCGCGTGTTCGAGAaggccagcgccgccagcgacgccgcagaAAACCTATTCCGACTGACCGAGGACCGCGTCACGAACAGTCTGACAGAGCTGAAGATGAAGCGGACCAACATGGACGCCCGCATCCAGCAGGAGAAGGACCGCCTCGATCGCCTGCACCGCGAATCAGAGAAAATCCGGCGTCAAATCAAGCACCTCGAGGAGGCTGAGAACGagcggctggcgccgctTCTGCGTGACCTGGATGGGACGGAGAGAGACCGCACACAGGAAATGGCCGACGCGAAGTTCGAGGGGGAAAAGCTTGCTGCCCTGGAGCTTCAACGAAAGGAACTTCAGATCGCTGCGGGCAGACGCGCCAAGAAAAAGTGA
- a CDS encoding conserved hypothetical protein (previous protein_id=AAZ09733.1), producing MITTSGRVVRKGGNAPSSRKAPPPKQTPQEQIEDALQARDFSKATTILEFYKTSGQSLGYLSLNEWLGYSAFHANDMEKAIEVYKGILALDDCAPINHTYLGCCYYMNGSFKEAEECALRGPECPLQTRLMLHIAQKTHDEEKLMIYHGKLQDTIEDQLSLAAAQYIRNHYTEAIEAYKPILAQTREYKALNVYVAMCYFKLDYYEVSVSVLNVYLQSYSNSAVAINLKAANHYRLFNNRAAKSELKLLIDLQRTTYYVETDIVKHNLVVFNNGEGALQVLPSMLDVGIPEARLNLVIYHLRHECITEAYELMADVVPLTTQEHILKAVVNAYVGQNMESQEHLKVCKEIFNYVGSSASDRDTIPGRQCMASYFFLLRDFPNVLIYLRSIKPYFSKDDTFLYLYGIACAGIGDYAEAEQSLLAVSSEKIKAEFSYTSWLVRSHIINKHPKMAWDIYLKKEMGESIGILRLLANDCYRTSAFYYAAKAFDVLERLDSDPEYVEGKKGACIGVFQQVFANEEPAESLFDVMKMIEASLQRHADEPPVMQQFSNMLALMKDWAKDAKLKRR from the coding sequence ATGATCACCACGAGCGGCCGCGTCGTTCGCAAGGGCGGCAATGCGCCAAGTAGCCGGAAGGCTCCACCACCCAAGCAGACACCTCAGGAGCAGATCGAGGACGCACTGCAGGCACGCGACTTCTCAAAGGCGACCACCATCTTAGAGTTTTACAAAACAAGTGGGCAGAGCCTCGGATATCTTTCGCTTAACGAATGGCTCGGCTACAGCGCCTTCCACGCGAATGACATGGAGAAGGCCATTGAGGTGTACAAGGGCATTCTCGCGTTGGACGACTGTGCGCCGATCAACCACACGTACCTGGGCTGCTGCTACTACATGAACGGCTCGTTtaaggaggcggaggaatGTGCCTTACGCGGCCCCGAGTGCCCCCTTCAGACGCGGCTGATGTTGCACATTGCGCAGAAGACGCATGACGAGGAGAAGCTCATGATCTATCACGGCAAGCTACAGGATACGATCGAGGATCAGCTCTCGCTGGCTGCGGCGCAGTACATTCGCAACCATTACACTGAGGCCATCGAGGCCTATAAGCCCATTCTTGCTCAGACGAGGGAGTACAAAGCCCTCAACGTGTACGTGGCAATGTGCTACTTCAAGCTAGACTACTACGAGGTGAGCGTCAGTGTGCTGAATGTGTACCTGCAGTCCTACAGCAACAGCGCGGTGGCCATCAATCTCAAAGCTGCGAACCACTATCGCCTGTTCAACAACAGGGCGGCGAAGAGCGAGCTGAAGCTGCTGATCGATCTTCAACGCACCACTTACTACGTTGAGACGGACATTGTGAAGCACAACCTGGTCGTTTTCAACAACGGCGAGGGCGCCCTGCAGGTCCTACCGTCGATGCTAGATGTCGGTATTCCAGAGGCACGCCTGAACCTGGTCATCTATCATCTGCGCCATGAGTGCATCACCGAAGCTTATGAGCTTATGGCCGATGTAGTGCCACTCACAACGCAGGAGCACATCTTGAAAGCTGTCGTCAACGCGTACGTAGGTCAAAACATGGAGTCGCAGGAGCATCTCAAGGTGTGCAAGGAAATCTTCAACTACGTGGGTTCTTCGGCGAGTGACCGCGATACGATCCCTGGCCGACAGTGCATGGCGTCGTACTTTTTTCTGCTGCGCGACTTCCCCAACGTGCTCATCTACTTGCGTTCAATCAAACCGTACTTCAGCAAGGACGACACCTTTCTTTACCTCTACGGTATTGCGTGCGCTGGTATTGGGGACtacgccgaggcggagcagaGCCTGCTCGCCGTCAGCTCCGAAAAGATCAAGGCCGAGTTCAGCTACACAAGCTGGCTGGTACGGTCTCACATCATCAATAAGCACCCCAAGATGGCGTGGGACATCTACCTAAAGAAGGAGATGGGCGAGTCCATCGGAATCTTGCGGCTCCTCGCGAATGACTGCTACCGCACCAGTGCCTTTTACTACGCAGCCAAGGCGTTTGACGTGCTGGAGCGACTCGACAGCGATCCCGAGTATGTGGAAGGCAAGAAAGGGGCGTGCATTGGTGTGTTTCAGCAGGTCTTCGCCAACGAGGAGCCAGCCGAGTCCTTGTTCGACGTGATGAAGATGATTGAAGCGAgtctgcagcggcacgccgaTGAACCGCCAGTGATGCAGCAGTTTTCCAACATGCTGGCGCTAATGAAAGACTGGGCAAAGGACGCGAAGCTGAAGCGCCGGTGA
- a CDS encoding conserved hypothetical protein (previous protein_id=AAZ09739.1), which yields MPRLLHGSQRAGEEHEAEKLTKSLPRTASDLAAQSLANLWRRLFQSYVHFTQPGCLPFVADVATYSEGVDSVADSDTALDALWAAGFDASSTPDALIVHLFLANKHLDAVSWIIAFCLVDRLQLSHYVRQRLRELSFLQQREDSSNCFLRLAREHVPQLLFTAYSLAFKWHLDYTVSVKYLTNLLPHTRSARGRILRCTIKEELVILETLEFNCAVSHDHLLQLMDHFLTASERRYVLQVVHRV from the coding sequence ATGCCGCGACTTCTCCACGGGTCGCAAAGGGCAGGAGAGGAGCATGAAGCTGAGAAGCTAACAAAGTCTTTGCCGAGAACCGCTAGCGATTTGGCAGCGCAGTCCCTCGCGAATCTGTGGCGGCGACTGTTTCAGAGTTACGTCCACTTCACCCAGCCGGGATGCTTGCCTTTTGTTGCCGATGTCGCAACATACAGCGAGGGCGTAGACAGCGTCGCCGACTCTGACACTGCACTTGACGCCTTGTGGGCTGCCGGCTTTGATGCATCCTCAACGCCGGATGCTCTCATTGTACACCTTTTTCTCGCGAACAAGCACCTCGACGCCGTTTCGTGGATTATTGCATTTTGCCTTGTTGAtcggctgcagctgagccACTACGTACGGCAGCGACTACGGGAGCTGTCATtcttgcagcagcgcgaggatAGCAGCAACTGTTTTCTAAGGCTCGCCAGGGAGCACGTTCCGCAGCTACTCTTCACGGCTTACTCTCTCGCCTTCAAGTGGCATTTGGACTACACGGTATCGGTCAAATATCTCACCAATCTTCTTCCGCACACACGTAGCGCCAGAGGACGTATCCTTCGCTGCACGATCAAGGAGGAGCTCGTCATTCTTGAAACGCTCGAGTTTAACTGCGCCGTGTCGCATGACCACTTGCTGCAGTTGATGGATCATTTCTTGACAGCGTCCGAGCGCCGCTACGTGCTGCAAGTTGTTCATAGAGTGTGA
- a CDS encoding conserved hypothetical protein (previous protein_id=AAZ09730.1) yields the protein MDKDGERYVECKGTRYALMTLPHFRKFRDLALSSDSAWKTHYSDSVLKVESKPPGDGSTNLNIIRATRIMKNVPPGVLYNQLHDAQYRATWDTNMLEGYNIVQLDKHNDIGYYAVKFPWPLSNRDFCNMRSWMEFANGEYIIFNHSEPHPDCPVKKGFVRARSILTGFYIRPILGERGTQLVYVSHSDPCGSIPHSVINFAMTKGARMILDNCEKYSEKYPAYVAKMYPADHVYPWRTLKMDWDSPYLYPEDVPPSTEPATEHQQPEAGGSGGEKREGDERSGEENAVPFLSSTPGPLGTSLPLAPVAPYRITDLLSVQQYRSIMQDAMSAVDRSFLREGRVPTTKEYILRLKYMIEGIRQTTVDV from the coding sequence ATGGATAAAGATGGCGAGCGCTACGTGGAGTGTAAGGGGACTCGCTATGCTCTCATGACACTCCCTCACTTTCGAAAGTTTCGCGACCTCGCCTTATCGAGTGACTCAGCTTGGAAAACGCACTACTCCGACAGCGTACTGAAGGTGGAGTCGAAACCCCCTGGCGACGGCTCTACGAACCTCAATATAATTAGGGCAACGCGCATCATGAAGAACGTGCCGCCGGGGGTGTTGTACAACCAACTGCACGACGCCCAGTACCGCGCAACATGGGACACAAATATGCTGGAAGGGTACAACATTGTTCAGCTAGACAAGCACAACGACATTGGCTATTACGCGGTGAAGTTCCCGTGGCCGTTGAGCAACCGCGACTTCTGCAACATGCGCTCATGGATGGAGTTCGCAAACGGCGAGTACATTATCTTCAACCACTCCGAGCCGCACCCCGATTGCCCTGTAAAGAAGGGCTTTGTCAGAGCGCGTTCCATCTTGACAGGCTTCTACATTCGGCCCATTTTAGGCGAAAGAGGCACGCAACTGGTCTACGTCAGCCATAGCGACCCCTGCGGCTCCATCCCCCATAGCGTTATCAACTTTGCCATGACGAAGGGAGCACGCATGATCCTGGACAATTGCGAAAAGTACTCGGAGAAGTACCCGGCCTACGTGGCGAAGATGTATCCGGCGGACCACGTGTATCCATGGCGCACGCTCAAGATGGACTGGGACAGCCCCTACCTGTACCCAGAAGACGTTCCTCCGAGCACTGAGCCGGCAAcggagcaccagcagccggaggctggcggcagcggtggcgagaAAAGGGAAGGCGATGAGCGATCCGGTGAAGAAAATGCCGTCCCGTTTCTCTCGAGCACTCCCGGGCCATTGGGGACGTCACTGCCGCTCGCTCCTGTTGCACCGTACCGCATCACTGATCTCCTTTCCGTTCAGCAGTACCGCTCTATCATGCAGGACGCCATGAGCGCGGTAGACCGCTCTTTCCTCCGCGAGGGACGCGTGCCAACCACAAAGGAGTACATTCTCCGACTCAAGTATATGATCGAGGGTATCCGCCAGACCACTGTAGACGTCTAG
- a CDS encoding putative actin-like protein (previous protein_id=AAZ09731.1), translating into MEATYIVDCGHHTLKYAGLSKWNRKTVEVLVKERRNECDAFVADDERLRQCVPQLLSGELRADEELTLILLLDTFHSQKSKAALLYSCFEQFGCKKVCLHYTASAGLYAAGETSGVVVDLGYAGAQLTSVQQGTVQTAMSTRLSSVGTRSLDGELHRLLRGDMTEATLHLVKTHCCSLMERDELVPELTLPDGSVFPYDDRTRSELHRATSALLYSTTSSIPDTLRTVYQKHSIRFPDSTSWVQLGGGSLISGVDEVLTTAMAHPLFRHAPKQLHLKDVTHAPVSGGIILSQLNVFKSMCIGVSDYEEYGPDGCLRMQVVDAR; encoded by the coding sequence ATGGAGGCGACATACATCGTCGATTGCGGGCATCACACCCTCAAGTACGCCGGGCTCTCGAAGTGGAACCGCAAGACCGTCGAAGTTCTCGTCAAAGAACGCCGGAATGAGTGCGACGCGTTTGTGGCCGATGACGAGCGGCTTCGACAATGCGTACCTCAGCTGCTCTCCGGAGAATTGCGCGCTGACGAGGAGCTGACGCTCATACTGCTGCTGGACACCTTCCACTCGCAGAAATCaaaggcagcgctgctgtacTCCTGTTTCGAACAGTTCGGGTGCAAGAAGGTGTGCCTTCACTACACCGCATCTGCAGGACTCTACGCAGCGGGTGAAACCTCTGGGGTAGTGGTGGACCTCGGCTACGCTGGGGCTCAGCTCActtcggtgcagcagggTACGGTGCAAACGGCCATGTCGACGCGACTCTCTTCTGTCGGCACTCGAAGCCTCGACGGCGAGCTGCAcaggctgctgcgcggcgacaTGACGGAGGCGACACTTCACCTTGTCAagacgcactgctgctcacTGATGGAGCGGGACGAGCTGGTACCTGAGCTGACGCTACCGGACGGCTCCGTGTTCCCATACGACGATCGGACGAGGAGTGAGCTCCACAGGGCCACCAGCGCGCTTCTTTACTCCACCACGTCTTCCATTCCAGACACTTTGCGCACAGTTTACCAGAAGCACTCGATTCGCTTCCCCGACTCCACCTCGTGGGTGCAGCTGGGCGGCGGATCACTAATCAGCGGGGTGGATGAGGTGCTCACAACAGCCATGGCCCACCCGCTTTTCCGGCACGCGCCTAAGCAGCTTCACTTGAAGGACGTCACGCATGCCCCagtcagcggcggcatcatCCTATCGCAGCTGAACGTGTTCAAGAGCATGTGTATTGGCGTCAGCGACTACGAGGAATACGGCCCCGACGGATGTCTCCGCATGCAGGTCGTGGACGCCCGGTGA
- a CDS encoding conserved hypothetical protein (previous protein_id=AAZ09734.1) — MRTHGLAVVPSIVQPSPFLIRAICALYWKDTFLGSCVAIAPSIVVTAGHHYNAVRDDVGDFSVLTRPGHWAAVEYASKDSTYDVVVFWLCEEVTTHTSLRGYLPAVGAQVATVWLSPKPPHDAIVSPGVVIESEAERCVARGTVSMTGSSGAPVVDVFGEHIVGLHLTSNTRDGSRVSGFIPSRKLVSLFAEMWVEHARVLSSA; from the coding sequence ATGAGGACACATGGACTCGCTGTGGTGCCGTCCATTGTGCAACCCTCTCCGTTCCTCATTCGCGCCATTTGCGCCCTTTACTGGAAAGACACTTTTCTTGGCAGCTGTGTGGCCATCGCCCCGTCGATTGTGGTGACTGCGGGCCACCACTACAACGCCGTCCGCGACGATGTCGGCGACTTCAGCGTGTTGACACGGCCCGGGCACTGGGCGGCGGTCGAGTATGCGTCAAAGGATAGCACGTATGACGTTGTGGTGTTCTGGCTCTGCGAGGAAGTGACGACGCACACCTCGCTGCGAGGGTATCTGCCCGCGGTGGGGGCACAGGTGGCGACTGTATGGTTGTCCCCTAAGCCCCCACACGACGCGATTGTGTCGCCAGGCGTCGTGATCGAGAGTGAGGCAGAGAGGTGCGTGGCGCGCGGCACTGTGAGCATGACCGGATCGAGCGGCGCACCTGTGGTGGACGTCTTTGGTGAGCACATTGTCGGTCTCCATCTCACGTCCAACACGCGGGACGGCTCACGTGTGTCTGGGTTCATACCGTCACGCAAGCTGGTCTCTCTTTTCGCCGAGATGTGGGTCGAGCACGCTCGCGTATTGTCTTCGGCATAG
- a CDS encoding putative inosine-adenosine-guanosine-nucleoside hydrolase (previous protein_id=AAZ09737.1) yields MPPKPVIIDHDGGHDDLVALALLLGNPEAVKVIGCIVTDADCFVDQAFSVSGKLMAMMHAREATELFPVAKTSFKGVNPFPSEWRWSAKNMDDLPCVNIPEHVAIWEAVRDENDALVGEEVMAQLVMSSPEKVTICVTGPLSCVAWCIDKYGEEFCKNVEECIIMGGAVDVKGNVFIDGRTDGSAEWNIFWDPVAAKTVLTYPHLKKIVFSLDSTNSVPVTSEVVQKFGAQNKYLLSQFVGSAWASCTHFELIRPGDMYYAWDVLTAAYAIEQRLAELEAVPLDVVVEANAPNEGQTRRAAEGAAVKNTYVAKNTNADMFYRMVMDTARCCPV; encoded by the coding sequence ATGCCTCCCAAACCTGTCATCATTGACCATGATGGTGGCCACGATGACCTGGTCGcactggcgctgctgctgggaaATCCGGAGGCAGTGAAGGTGATCGGCTGCATTGTCACCGACGCCGACTGCTTCGTGGACCAAGCCTTCAGCGTCTCGGGTAAGTTGATGGCCATGATGCACGCCAGAGAAGCGACGGAACTTTTCCCCGTCGCGAAGACGTCCTTCAAGGGCGTCAATCCATTCCCGTCGGAGTGGCGGTGGAGCGCAAAGAACATGGATGACCTGCCATGCGTCAACATTCCCGAGCATGTGGCCATCTGGGAAGCCGTGCGAGACGAGAACGACGCACTGGTGGGAGAGGAGGTTATGGCTCAACTGGTGATGTCATCCCCGGAGAAGGTGACCATCTGCGTGACCGGGCCGTTGTCATGTGTAGCTTGGTGCATCGATAAGTATGGCGAGGAGTTCTGCAAGAACGTCGAGGAGTGCATTATCATGGGCGGCGCAGTCGACGTGAAGGGCAACGTTTTCATTGACGGCCGTACCGATGGCAGCGCGGAGTGGAACATCTTTTGGGATCCTGTGGCGGCCAAGACGGTGCTGACGTACCCACACCTCAAGAAGATCGTATTCTCACTCGACTCAACGAACTCAGTGCCGGTGACGtcggaggtggtgcagaaGTTCGGTGCACAGAACAAGTATTTGCTGTCCCAGTTTGTCGGCTCTGCATGGGCAAGCTGCACACACTTCGAGCTGATCCGCCCCGGTGACATGTACTACGCGTGGGACGTGCTGACGGCCGCGTATGCCATTGAGCAGCGGTTGGCGGAACTGGAGGCTGTGCCGCTCGACGTGGTGGTGGAAGCAAACGCCCCTAACGAAGGGCAGACCAGGCGGGCAGCCGAGGGAGCTGCCGTGAAAAACACGTACGTCGCAAAGAATACAAATGCGGATATGTTTTATCGCATGGTGATGGACActgctcgctgctgcccagTGTAG
- a CDS encoding mitochondrial carrier protein-like protein (previous protein_id=AAZ09735.1) → MVSAVSLLVQILVICWPRRLGDHLPNRSNADLNKLSLYLLPARFTQRPQQRIWQQYTICVLFACPSVTAYLFAVRCMSDSTSPTTSAAQHGALQFSLEELAAGGIAGFAEHFVMFPCDTIKTRMQCGGARSICHVVRHLWSHERLTHLYRGCVPVLVSAIPAHGAYFSVYEALKRLFGDDTNMGIAAAASFSTVAHDTVSTPFDVIKQRMQMDKHRCFSSSVECAKRIVRTEGVGALFASLPTTVIMNIPHFSAYWLAYEGFLASRGHGNVRNHQDEMTVDYMAAGFVAGACAAVVSFPFDTVKTYLQLGHGMGFRHTLRELIQLRGMRGVYSGVVPRILYTAPSGAIMMVTYETVKSALASDKSLF, encoded by the coding sequence ATGGTCTCTGCTGTTTCGCTTTTGGTTCAAATCCTGGTCATCTGCTGGCCACGGCGACTCGGCGACCATCTACCAAACCGCTCTAACGCTGACTTGAACAAACTCTCTCTCTACCTCCTCCCTGCTCGTTTCACGCAACGCCCTCAGCAGCGGATCTGGCAGCAGTACACTATTTGTGTCTTGTTTGCGTGTCCCAGCGTGACAGCGTACTTGTTCGCGGTGAGGTGCATGTCCGACAGCACCTCACCTACCACCTCTGCGGCCCAGCATGGGGCGCTTCAATTCTCATTGGAGGAGCTGGCAGCAGGCGGCATTGCCGGCTTCGCAGAGCACTTCGTGATGTTTCCCTGCGACACCATCAAGACGCGCATGCAGTGCGGGGGTGCGCGAAGTATCTGCCACGTCGTGAGACACTTGTGGAGCCACGAGCGGCTAACACACCTCTATCGCGggtgcgtgcctgtgctcGTGTCAGCGATTCCAGCGCATGGTGCGTACTTCAGCGTGTACGAGGCCCTCAAGCGCCTCTTTGGCGACGACACCAACATGggcatcgccgctgcggcttcGTTTTCCACGGTCGCTCACGACACGGTGTCCACGCCCTTCGATGTGATCAAGCAACGCATGCAGATGGACAAGCACCGCTGCTTTAGTAGCTCGGTAGAGTGTGCCAAACGCATTGTGCGAACCGAAGGCGTCGGCGCCCTTTTCGCCTCTTTGCCAACGACGGTAATAATGAATATTCCCCACTTCTCGGCCTACTGGCTCGCCTACGAGGGTTTTCTCGCGTCTCGTGGGCATGGCAACGTGCGCAACCACCAAGACGAGATGACGGTGGACTACATGGCCGCTGGCTTTGTGgcaggcgcgtgcgcggcggttGTCTCATTCCCCTTTGACACGGTGAAAACATATCTTCAGCTCGGCCACGGTATGGGCTTCCGTCACACACTGAGGGAGTTGATCCAGCTACGAGGAATGCGCGGCGTCTACTCTGGCGTTGTGCCGCGCATCCTCTACACGGCTCCCTCTGGCGCCATCATGATGGTGACGTACGAAACCGTGAAGAGCGCGCTCGCATCCGACAAGAGTCTCTTCTGA
- a CDS encoding conserved hypothetical protein (previous protein_id=AAZ09732.1) yields the protein MMKVLSVLKHRARARLELARSRMQLRNVCDFEVIGRSCGLLLFPFIVYVCVGQMQGYGESQIRDRIASRKDVP from the coding sequence ATGATGAAAGTACTCAGCGTCTTGAAGCATCGCGCAAGAGCACGCCTTGAGCTCGCTCGATCTCGGATGCAGCTGCGTAACGTCTGCGACTTCGAAGTCATTGGGCGCTCCTGCGGACTACTGCTTTTCCCGTTTATCGTCTACGTGTGCGTCGGGCAAATGCAAGGCTATGGCGAGAGTCAAATCCGCGACCGTATCGCGAGCCGGAAAGACGTGCCCTGA